Proteins co-encoded in one Medicago truncatula cultivar Jemalong A17 chromosome 8, MtrunA17r5.0-ANR, whole genome shotgun sequence genomic window:
- the LOC112417517 gene encoding uncharacterized protein, whose amino-acid sequence MKNYENEVIAEEEEWCSENFVNDQGNEVDLDYGAEAEGSCNNGHSDSDSDEDEHENGCGGCTFGQKTTVDGPEYIAKVNFTQVSVEDLMLFHFPDVSVAFMFYNWYPSTKGFAGRRDRVVKNCRGEVTQQTFVCHRQGHIMENDRNYIRKTKAKPKSRCGCDARCQVHVDSNCGRWYIKFICDVHNHSFVDKVFSGICFQHIGK is encoded by the exons ATGAAAAATTACGAAAATGAAGTTATcgctgaagaagaagaatggtGTTCTGAAAATTTTGTAAATGATCAG GGTAATGAAGTTGATTTAGATTATGGGGCCGAGGCTGAAGGCAGTTGCAATAATGGACATTCTGATAGTGATAGTGATGAAGATGAACATGAAAACGGTTGTGGTGGCTGCACATTTGGTCAAAAAACAACAGTTGATGGTCCGGAATATATTGCAAAAGTTAATTTTACGCAAGTAAGTGTTGAAGATTTAATGTTGTTCCACTTTCCGGATGTTTCTGTGGCTTTCATGTTTTATAACTGGTATCCTAGCACCAAAGGATTTGCTGGTAGGAGGGATAGGGTAGTGAAAAATTGTAGGGGAGAAGTTACACAACAGACTTTTGTGTGCCATAGACAAGGTCACATAATGGAAAATGATAGGAATTATATTCGTAAAACGAAAGCCAAGCCTAAATCTAGGTGTGGTTGTGATGCAAGATGTCAGGTTCATGTGGATTCTAACTGTGGAAGGTGGTACATTAAGTTTATATGTGATGTGCACAACCATTCATTTGTAGACAAAGTTTTTAGTGGTATATGCTTCCAACACATAGGAAAATGA
- the LOC11431123 gene encoding stem 28 kDa glycoprotein — MKKILIFFFVTLLVTCHGNILNHDDDHGSNNQIFPLRVKSGSGGHYIEEVSCASWRLGIEAHNIINWKTIPKECEKYIGNYMLGDQYRADSKAVNREGYFYAKTLNITTGKDIWVFDIDETSLSNLPYYAKHGFGVEPYNDTLFNQWVDLGTAPALPESKKLYNKLLSLGIKIAFLTGRPLKQKEITAKNLRRAGFKKWEKLILKNTTIYHGKTAVTYKSSERKKLEEEGYRIVGNIGDQWSDILGTNTGERTFKLPDPLYYIA, encoded by the exons ATGAAGAAGAtcctcattttcttttttgttacacTCTTAGTTACATGTCATGGTAACATTCTAAACCATGATGATGATCATGGTTCAAATAACCAAATTTTCCCACTTCGAGTGAAATCTGGCTCAGGTGGCCATTACATTGAAGAAGTATCATGTGCTAGTTGGAGACTTGGTATTGAAGCACACAACATCATAAATTGGAAAACTATACCAAAAGAATGTGAGAAATATATTGGGAACTATATGTTAGGTGATCAATATAGAGCTGACTCTAAAGCAGTTAACCGTGAAGGTTATTTCTATGCAAAGACTCTTAATATAACAACTGGTAAAGACATATGGGTTTTTGATATTGATGAAACTTCACTATCAAATCTTCCATATTATGCTAAACACGGATTTGG GGTGGAACCATACAATGATACATTATTTAATCAATGGGTTGATCTTGGAACAGCACCAGCACTTCCtgaatctaaaaaattgtaCAATAAATTGTTGTCTCTTGGTATCAAGATTGCGTTCTTAACAGGCAGACCACTCAAACAGAAAGAAATTACAGCTAAGAACTTGAGACGTGCTGGCTTTAAGAAATGGGAGAAGTTAATTCTCAA GAATACAACCATATATCATGGTAAAACAGCAGTTACATACAAATCATCTGAGAGAAAGAAATTGGAGGAAGAAGGATACAGAATTGTTGGAAACATTGGAGATCAATGGAGTGATATTCTTGGAACCAATACTGGTGAAAGGACTTTCAAGCTCCCTGATCCCCTCTACTACATTGCCTAA